From Actinomyces procaprae:
CAGTGACAGGGTGCTCAAGTCCCTGCCCAGAACCAGCAGCGTCCCGCCCAGGACGACGACCGCGCCGCCCAGCAACGGCACCTGCGCCCAACTCGCATCCCCCAGCGATCCCGACAACCAGCGCATGGCGTCCGCGACGTTGTAGATAGAGGCCCTCAGCTGTATGTAGGAGATCAGCGAGGAGAACATGGCGGAGACGCCGATGCCGATCAGGATCAGGCGCCCGCCCTGCATGCGGCCCGTCCCTGACAGCAGGTAGATGACCAGGGCCGTCCCCAGGCCGCACACCAGTGCCAGCAGATTAACGCGCATCCCGGACCAGCCCAGCACCAGGATCGCGAACACCGCGGCCGTCGACGCACCGGACGTGATGCCGATGATGTCCGGGCTGGCCAGCTGGTTGCGCAGCATCGTCTGCGACGTGCGGCCGGCCATGCCGAACGCCCCGCCCGCCAGCAGACCCAGCAGGGCACGCGGGAGCCGCAGCTGCCCGACGGCGAAGGACGCCCCAGGCACGTCGCGCCCCGCGATCACGGCGATCACCTCGCCGGGGGAGTACCAGGTGGAACCGGACAGAACCATCACCCACCACAGGCAGGCCACCAGGGCCGCCAGCGCCGCCGTGACCGCCAGGTACCGGTGACGACGACGTCGTCGCCCCGGCTCGGTGAACCCCGGGTCCGGAATCGGCGCAGCCCGACCCGCATGCGCGGGGGCGACGGCGGCGGACGGGGCGGCCTGCGCCTGGACGGGCCCGCTCACAACTCACGCACCTTCGCGCCGCGGGCGATCGCAATCAGCACAGGCGCACCCACGAAGGCGGTCACCACGCCCACGCTCACCTCGCCGGGACGGGCGATCACCCGCCCCAGCACATCCGCGAAGGTCAGCAGCGCCGCCCCGCCCAGCGCCGACAGCGGCAGCAGCCACCGGTTGTCCGGACCCACCAGCATGCGCACGGCATGCGGCACCATCAGCCCGACGAAGCCGATCGGGCCGGCCAGCGCCGTCGTCGTCGCACAGGCGATCACGCCGGCGGCCGAGGCCAGCAGGCGGGTTCGTCCCACCCGGACCCCCAGCCCCACGGCCATCTCCTCGCCCAGCGCCAGGGAGTTCAGCGGGCGGGCGACCGAGGCCGCCAACAGTGCGGCGGCCAGCAGGAACGGCGCGACCGTCGCCAGTGCGGCCCAAGTGCCCCGACCCAGCGAACCGACCTGCCAGAAGCGGAAGTCGGTCAGCCCCTCGGCGCGCGGCAGCATGATCGCACTGATCAGGGAGGACATCGCGGCGCTCGTGGCCACGCCCGCCAGCGCCAGCTTCACCGGGGTGGCGCCGCCGGGACCGAGGGACCCGATCGCGTACACCGCGACGGCGGTGAGGGTCGCGCCGACCAGCGCCACCCACAGGTACTCCCACAGGGTGGATATGTGCACGAAGGCGATGGCGGCGACGATCGCCAGCGACGCCCCGGTGTTAATGCCGAGAATCCCCGGGTCCGCAATGGGGTTACGAGTGACCGCCTGCATGAGCGCTCCCGAGATCCCGAGCGCCGATCCCGCGATCAGGGCGGTGGCGGTGCGCGGCACCCGCTCGGCAACCGCCAGCGCGCCGAGCGAACCGCCGTCGCCGGCCAGTCCGCCCAGGATCTCTCCGATGCCGACCACGCGCGCGCCGAAGGCGATCGAGCAGACCACGGCGAGTGCCAACAGGATGAGGACGACGCCGAGCGCCGCCAGCTGCCGGCCGGTGCGGCTGGCGCGTGCGGGGCCGTGCGGTGCGAGTGCGGTGGTCACTTGTGCGGCTCAGGCGGAGGCTGCGTCCGCCTTGTCGGCGGCCGCGGCAATCAGGGCCACGTAGTCATCAATGCCCCAGGGGATGGACAGCGGGCCGGGGTTGGTGGAGGCGGACAGCGGCGTCCCGTTGCCGACGAAGGCCACCGCGCCGTGCTTGATCGCCGGGATCGTGCCCACCAGCGGGTCCGCCTGCAGCGCCGCCAGGTCGGACTCCTCCCCGTACATGATCATCACGTCGACGTCGGCCACCTGGTCGGCGTTCTCGCTGGAGACGTCGCTGAAGAAGACTCCCGGGTCGTCATCGGAGACCTTCTGCACGGATGCGGGGATGGTCATGCCCAGGTCGGTCATGAAGGCGGTGCGCGGGTCGGCGGTCGTGTAGAACCCGATCGTGGAGGTGTCGGACTGGCTCATGTAGAAGAATGCCGCGGATTTCCCGGCGATCTGCGGGGAGGCGGCGACGGCGTCGGCGATCTGCTGCTCCAGGTCGGAGATGAGGGACTCGCCCTGGGACGCCAGGCCCATCGCCTGGGAGTCCAGGCGGATCATGTCCCGCCACTTGGTGCCCCAGGGAACCTCCGGGTAGGCGATCGTCGGCGCAATCTTGCTGAGGGTGTCGTACTCCTCCTGGCTGAGTCCCGAGTAGGCGGCCAGGATCACGTCGGGGGAGGTGGCGGCGATGGCCTCGTAGTCGTAGCCGTCGGTGTCATCGAACAGGACAGGCCGGGTGGCGCCGGCGGCCGCCAGCTCGTCGACCTTCTGCTTGGTCCACTCCAGCATGCCGGAGTCGTCCGCGACGCCCCATGTCTGGCGGGACAGGCCGGCGGGCATGACGTCCAGGGCCAGGGCGACGTCGTGATTGCCCCAGGCGATCGCAGTGAAGCGTGAGGCGCCCGCGGGGATGGCGGTGCTGCCGAAGACGTGCTCGACGGTGATCTCCTCGGCGCTCGCGGTGGAGGCGGAGGTGCCGCTGGATGAGTCAGAGCCGCAGGCGGCCAGGATCGCGGCGGCGGGGACGGCCAGGCCGCCCAGCAGGAAGGACTTACGGGAGACGGTCACGGCGTGTTGCTCTCGGTCGCAGTAGTGTGGACGGCTACGAGAGTAGCGGAGGTGAGGCTGCCCTCATAGGGGAGTGCGCGTGTAATGCCCCACTGCCGGATGCCCGGCCGGTCGTGCCGAGGTCGGTAGTTGTTACGTGCCGATGGGGGCGCGTCGTCGGGGCG
This genomic window contains:
- a CDS encoding FecCD family ABC transporter permease; the protein is MSGPVQAQAAPSAAVAPAHAGRAAPIPDPGFTEPGRRRRRHRYLAVTAALAALVACLWWVMVLSGSTWYSPGEVIAVIAGRDVPGASFAVGQLRLPRALLGLLAGGAFGMAGRTSQTMLRNQLASPDIIGITSGASTAAVFAILVLGWSGMRVNLLALVCGLGTALVIYLLSGTGRMQGGRLILIGIGVSAMFSSLISYIQLRASIYNVADAMRWLSGSLGDASWAQVPLLGGAVVVLGGTLLVLGRDLSTLSLGEETATGLGVAVDRIRLLLLVSMVALAAFATAATGPIAFVSFLAGPITARLVGRSDRSLLAPSALMGAAIVLGADLAGQYLFPTALPVGVVTGIVGAPYLLLQLVRLNREGASA
- a CDS encoding FecCD family ABC transporter permease is translated as MTTALAPHGPARASRTGRQLAALGVVLILLALAVVCSIAFGARVVGIGEILGGLAGDGGSLGALAVAERVPRTATALIAGSALGISGALMQAVTRNPIADPGILGINTGASLAIVAAIAFVHISTLWEYLWVALVGATLTAVAVYAIGSLGPGGATPVKLALAGVATSAAMSSLISAIMLPRAEGLTDFRFWQVGSLGRGTWAALATVAPFLLAAALLAASVARPLNSLALGEEMAVGLGVRVGRTRLLASAAGVIACATTTALAGPIGFVGLMVPHAVRMLVGPDNRWLLPLSALGGAALLTFADVLGRVIARPGEVSVGVVTAFVGAPVLIAIARGAKVREL
- a CDS encoding iron-siderophore ABC transporter substrate-binding protein; this translates as MTVSRKSFLLGGLAVPAAAILAACGSDSSSGTSASTASAEEITVEHVFGSTAIPAGASRFTAIAWGNHDVALALDVMPAGLSRQTWGVADDSGMLEWTKQKVDELAAAGATRPVLFDDTDGYDYEAIAATSPDVILAAYSGLSQEEYDTLSKIAPTIAYPEVPWGTKWRDMIRLDSQAMGLASQGESLISDLEQQIADAVAASPQIAGKSAAFFYMSQSDTSTIGFYTTADPRTAFMTDLGMTIPASVQKVSDDDPGVFFSDVSSENADQVADVDVMIMYGEESDLAALQADPLVGTIPAIKHGAVAFVGNGTPLSASTNPGPLSIPWGIDDYVALIAAAADKADAASA